The DNA region ATAGCCCTGGCGGATTTCCGGGAGAAGAAGCACGTCGTGCTCTACTTCTACCCGAAGGACTTCACTTCCGGGTGAGCGGCGGAGGCGTCCCAGTTTCGGGATGCGATAGATGAGTTTGGGAGAGCCGGGGCGGTCGTCCTCGGCGTCAACTCCGACAGCGTCAGGACGCACGAGCGGTTCGCGTCGAAGCTCGACCTGCCCTTCCCGCTGCTGTCCGACGCCGACAGGCAGGTCATGCTGGCCTACGGGGCGATGAAGGAGAAATCCATGTACGGGCGCACTTTCCTCGGCATCGAGAGGATGACATTCGTGATAGATCGGCAAGGCACGATTCGCAGGATCTGGCGCAAGGTGAAGGTCGAGGGACACGCCGCCGAGGTTCTGGAGTGTGTGAGACAACTTTGAGGCATGGAGGACAGTCATGAGCAAGATCGCCGGTGACGTGACCGAGCTGATCGGCGGCACGCCGCTCGTCAGGCTCAACAAGCTGGCCGAAGGGGCCGCCGCCGAGGTCGCGGCGAAGCTCGAGTCTCAGAATCCCGCGGGCTGCGTCAAGGAGCGGATAGCCCTCAGCATGATCGGGGACGCCGAGGAGAAGGGCCTGATCAAGGCTGGCACGTTGATCATCGAGCCGACCAGCGGAAACACCGGCATCGGGCTGGCGATGGTGTGCGCCGCCCGCGGGTACAGGCTGCTTCTGACCATGCCCGAGACGATGAGCATGGAGCGCCGTAACCTGCTGAAGGCCTTCGGGGCCGAACTGGTGCTCACCCCGGGCGCCGAGGGGATGAAGGGCGCTATCAGACGGGCGCAGGAAAT from Armatimonadota bacterium includes:
- a CDS encoding peroxiredoxin, with translation MLREGDAAPEFALPATGGNTIALADFREKKHVVLYFYPKDFTSGUAAEASQFRDAIDEFGRAGAVVLGVNSDSVRTHERFASKLDLPFPLLSDADRQVMLAYGAMKEKSMYGRTFLGIERMTFVIDRQGTIRRIWRKVKVEGHAAEVLECVRQL